In Frederiksenia canicola, the sequence GCCTTACGCCGCAACGCCGTTCGTCTGTAATGGTGCTTCCTATTCATAATAATCAGCTCATTTTTGTCAAAGAATATGCGGTTGGGCCTGAGCGTTATGAGCTGACTTTTCCAAAAGGAATCGTGGATGCAGGTGAGCAGCCGATTGAAAGTGCCAATCGAGAATTGCAAGAAGAAATTGGCTTTGCAGCTCGCCGTATTGAGCCGCTACGTTCGTTGTATAGTGGCCCGAGCCATATGTACGGCTTGATGCACGTTTTTGTCGCACAAGATTTGTATCCATCTCATTTGGAGGGCGATGAGCCAGAACCGTTGGAA encodes:
- the nudE gene encoding ADP compounds hydrolase NudE, whose protein sequence is MSKQLPEILSITTLARTHVFEVQGVDLRFSNGELRTYERLTPQRRSSVMVLPIHNNQLIFVKEYAVGPERYELTFPKGIVDAGEQPIESANRELQEEIGFAARRIEPLRSLYSGPSHMYGLMHVFVAQDLYPSHLEGDEPEPLEIVYYPLDKMDELLADPTFAEARNLSALFLLKEYLNGK